A single window of Rhodobacteraceae bacterium S2214 DNA harbors:
- the tssK gene encoding type VI secretion system baseplate subunit TssK has translation MSWYSKVAWKEGLFLQPQHLQQSDRYLERLITARTDVITPYPWGLSEMTIDNDMLQQGRIGLRSVTGIMPDGGPFDAPSMGDLPTPVSVDDDAAGLSVWLTLPDISQNGRDVGLGEDAAATRYALSSATIADNASATRIEHQIETAIPRLELDIRKSTKPGYQCLRIAKIAEIRDGVITLDTTVAPPALIVGVHPVVMGYLTRVIGWVEAKLESLARYAADPSAGGGMQATDYLMLMTLNREIPILRHYAKSHAVHPERMYEKLISFAGELSTFNDGDRMARDYGTYDHADPKATFTPIVQDIQRLLARDVGRAVRLDLKQVRQNSFIAEVADRNLFRDATFVVEVEVGKPLTQVQQQFPQLCKLGPNTRMSEIVMNNLPGINLVHLPNPPRQIRVVSSNVYFLLEKNTPLWQEFSTAPAIGMHFAGDWADMKLELWAIPEKS, from the coding sequence ATGTCTTGGTATAGCAAGGTTGCTTGGAAAGAAGGTCTTTTCCTCCAGCCCCAACATCTTCAGCAAAGTGACCGGTATCTTGAGCGCCTGATCACGGCTCGCACAGATGTAATCACCCCCTATCCGTGGGGTTTGTCCGAGATGACAATCGACAACGATATGTTGCAGCAAGGCCGGATCGGTCTGCGCAGCGTGACAGGGATCATGCCGGACGGTGGCCCGTTTGATGCGCCTTCCATGGGCGATCTGCCGACCCCTGTCAGTGTCGATGATGATGCCGCTGGTCTATCCGTTTGGTTGACCTTGCCAGATATCAGCCAGAACGGGCGTGATGTTGGTCTTGGCGAAGATGCGGCCGCGACCCGTTATGCGTTGTCGTCGGCCACGATTGCCGACAACGCGTCTGCCACGCGGATCGAACATCAAATTGAAACGGCTATTCCGCGTCTTGAACTGGATATTCGCAAGTCGACGAAGCCGGGCTATCAATGCCTGCGCATCGCAAAGATCGCAGAAATCCGCGATGGTGTGATCACGCTTGATACAACCGTCGCCCCGCCTGCGTTGATCGTGGGTGTGCATCCTGTGGTCATGGGATATCTGACCCGTGTCATCGGCTGGGTTGAAGCCAAGCTAGAAAGCCTCGCGCGTTACGCTGCCGACCCGTCTGCGGGTGGTGGGATGCAAGCGACTGATTATTTGATGCTGATGACGCTGAACCGTGAAATTCCGATTTTGCGTCATTACGCGAAATCACACGCTGTGCATCCAGAACGGATGTACGAAAAGCTGATTTCTTTCGCAGGCGAGCTGTCCACGTTCAACGACGGCGATCGGATGGCGCGTGATTACGGCACTTACGATCATGCTGATCCGAAAGCCACGTTCACGCCTATCGTTCAAGACATTCAACGGCTACTGGCACGTGATGTTGGCCGCGCTGTCCGGCTTGATCTTAAGCAGGTGCGTCAGAATTCTTTCATCGCCGAAGTGGCCGATCGGAACCTGTTCCGCGACGCGACCTTTGTGGTCGAAGTCGAAGTTGGCAAGCCGTTGACGCAGGTCCAACAGCAGTTCCCGCAACTGTGCAAGCTGGGTCCAAACACCCGTATGTCCGAGATTGTGATGAACAACTTGCCGGGCATCAATCTGGTCCATTTGCCGAACCCGCCGCGTCAAATCCGTGTGGTGTCGTCGAATGTGTACTTCCTGCTCGAGAAGAATACCCCGTTGTGGCAAGAGTTTTCGACCGCCCCCGCCATCGGGATGCATTTTGCCGGTGACTGGGCGGATATGAAATTGGAACTGTGGGCAATCCCGGAGAAGTCGTAG
- the gndA gene encoding NADP-dependent phosphogluconate dehydrogenase, whose amino-acid sequence MSTAEIGLIGLGTMGAALASNIADNGFDIAVFNRTTSVTNEFHATAGELAAKITPTETLEDFVAAIAKPRAIILMVPAGDPVDQQIAALRPLLDDDDLIIDAGNALFHDTNRRAREATAPFLGIGVSGGEEGARFGPAIMGGGKREYWDRVEHILKAISAKFQDEPCATYMGEEGAGHFVKAVHNGIEYADMQMIAEVYGVMRDGMGMSAADIGATFARWNEGPLASYLIEISGEVAKATDPASGKAMLDIIVDAAGQKGTGRWTAIEAQHLAAPIPAIEAAVVARNLSSRMDERAAGEDLFGTAPQKIDSITLDQLEQALIAGKVLCYAQGFTMIEAASDSYGWSLPLPAIAQNWRAGCIIRSAMLDDMATALGENPDRNLMFAPVFADYLKANHQALREVVAAGALGGVAMPALSSGITYFDAMRTKRGTANMIQGQRDYFGRHGFAKFGVDGKDHHGPWAD is encoded by the coding sequence ATGAGCACCGCAGAAATCGGCCTGATCGGCCTTGGCACAATGGGTGCCGCACTCGCATCGAACATCGCTGACAACGGCTTTGACATCGCGGTTTTTAACCGGACCACATCAGTCACCAATGAATTCCACGCGACCGCAGGCGAACTTGCAGCCAAAATTACGCCAACCGAAACGCTGGAAGACTTCGTTGCGGCGATTGCCAAACCGCGCGCGATCATCCTGATGGTGCCCGCTGGCGATCCGGTCGATCAACAGATCGCGGCCTTGCGTCCCCTTCTTGATGACGACGACCTGATCATCGACGCAGGTAACGCATTATTCCACGACACCAACCGCCGCGCCCGCGAAGCAACGGCACCGTTCCTCGGCATCGGTGTGTCGGGCGGCGAAGAAGGTGCGCGTTTCGGTCCGGCCATCATGGGCGGCGGCAAGCGCGAATATTGGGACCGTGTCGAACACATCCTCAAAGCCATCAGCGCCAAATTCCAAGACGAACCATGCGCGACCTACATGGGCGAAGAGGGCGCAGGCCATTTTGTCAAAGCCGTGCACAACGGCATCGAATACGCCGACATGCAGATGATCGCCGAAGTTTACGGCGTGATGCGCGACGGCATGGGCATGTCTGCTGCGGACATCGGCGCAACATTCGCCCGCTGGAACGAAGGCCCGCTCGCGTCCTATCTGATCGAAATTTCGGGCGAGGTCGCAAAAGCGACTGATCCGGCATCCGGCAAGGCCATGCTCGACATCATCGTTGACGCAGCAGGCCAAAAAGGCACCGGCCGCTGGACCGCAATCGAGGCACAGCACCTCGCCGCACCGATCCCAGCGATCGAAGCTGCCGTTGTCGCCCGCAACCTGTCGTCGCGCATGGACGAACGCGCCGCTGGCGAAGACCTGTTCGGCACTGCCCCGCAGAAAATCGACTCCATCACGCTCGACCAACTCGAACAGGCGCTGATCGCTGGGAAAGTGCTATGCTACGCGCAGGGCTTCACCATGATTGAAGCTGCGTCCGACAGCTACGGCTGGTCCCTGCCCCTGCCCGCGATTGCGCAAAATTGGCGGGCGGGCTGCATCATCCGGTCCGCGATGCTCGACGATATGGCGACGGCCTTGGGCGAAAATCCGGACCGCAACTTGATGTTCGCACCGGTCTTCGCGGACTACCTGAAAGCCAACCACCAAGCCTTGCGCGAAGTCGTCGCCGCAGGTGCATTGGGCGGTGTCGCGATGCCCGCGCTGTCATCCGGCATCACCTATTTCGACGCCATGCGTACCAAGCGCGGCACAGCGAACATGATCCAAGGCCAGCGCGATTATTTCGGGCGTCACGGCTTTGCGAAATTCGGCGTCGACGGCAAAGACCACCACGGCCCTTGGGCTGACTAA
- a CDS encoding SDR family oxidoreductase produces MGDRLNGKVAIVTGGASGFGAGIVAKFLAEGAKVMIADLNIDGVAGEAVKTNVAVNDDVAAMVKQTLKVFGRVDILVNNAGTTHLPAPMEDVAEDDFDKVFAVNCKSVYLTAKHMVPLFKTQGSGCILNVASTAGVSPRPRLNWYNASKGWMNNATKGMAVELAPEGIRVNAINPVAGDTPLLKSFMGGDTPEIRAKFLSTIPMGRFSTPEDMGNAACYLCSDEASMVTGVCMEVDGGRCI; encoded by the coding sequence ATGGGTGATAGATTGAACGGCAAGGTCGCGATTGTGACTGGTGGCGCGTCGGGGTTTGGTGCGGGGATTGTCGCGAAGTTTTTGGCAGAGGGTGCCAAGGTTATGATCGCCGATCTGAATATCGACGGTGTTGCGGGCGAGGCTGTGAAGACCAATGTTGCGGTTAACGATGACGTCGCTGCGATGGTTAAACAGACACTAAAGGTGTTCGGTAGGGTCGATATCTTGGTTAACAACGCAGGTACGACCCATCTGCCTGCGCCGATGGAAGACGTGGCCGAGGATGATTTTGATAAGGTATTCGCGGTCAATTGTAAGTCGGTTTACCTGACCGCAAAACACATGGTTCCATTGTTCAAAACCCAAGGATCGGGCTGCATTTTGAACGTTGCATCGACCGCAGGCGTGTCACCCCGTCCGCGGTTGAATTGGTACAACGCCAGCAAGGGATGGATGAACAACGCGACCAAAGGCATGGCTGTAGAGCTCGCCCCCGAAGGCATCCGCGTGAACGCGATCAACCCTGTTGCGGGGGACACGCCGTTGCTGAAATCGTTCATGGGTGGCGACACGCCGGAGATACGCGCAAAGTTCTTGTCGACGATCCCGATGGGTCGCTTTTCGACGCCTGAAGATATGGGGAACGCGGCCTGTTATCTGTGTTCGGACGAGGCGAGCATGGTGACGGGCGTTTGCATGGAAGTGGACGGCGGGCGCTGTATCTAG
- a CDS encoding aldehyde dehydrogenase family protein translates to MPLRPLNIDPNKCFIGGAWVNALGGGTLDLMNPSDGSVLCQIARGDAVDIDRAVGAADAALAGEWGQATAAERGRVLAKIGRLVLENIDELATLESMDVGKPLTQARADVVALARYMEFYGGAADKVHGETIPYLDGYTVYTLREPHGVTGHIIPWNYPMQIIGRSVGAALAMGNACVLKPAEEACLTALAFAEIARQAGLPDGALNVVPGLGAESGSALTKHPRVRHISFTGSVGVGKLIQEVAAAHVVPVTLELGGKSPQLVFDDADVDAALPFLVNAGIQNAGQTCSASSRILAHRSRFDEVVMKMAAQYRDLRAGPALDDHHVGPLVSMRQKEIVDGFVAKGHDLEIAARGEIVDGAPNGGAYVTPTLFADVDPGHTLAQDEIFGPVQVIIPFEDEAEAVAIANGTDFGLVASVWSQNGARQMRLAKQLRAGQVFLNNYGAGGGVELPFGGTGLSGHGREKGFEALYGFSTLKTVAAYHG, encoded by the coding sequence ATGCCTCTGCGCCCCCTGAACATAGACCCTAACAAGTGTTTTATCGGGGGGGCGTGGGTTAACGCGCTTGGTGGTGGTACGCTTGATCTGATGAACCCGTCGGATGGGTCTGTTCTGTGCCAAATTGCGCGTGGCGATGCCGTCGATATTGATCGCGCTGTTGGTGCCGCTGATGCGGCATTGGCGGGGGAATGGGGGCAGGCGACTGCTGCGGAACGGGGCAGGGTGCTGGCAAAAATTGGCAGGCTTGTGCTCGAGAACATCGACGAATTGGCCACGTTAGAGTCTATGGATGTCGGTAAGCCGCTGACGCAGGCGCGTGCTGATGTGGTGGCGTTGGCGCGTTACATGGAGTTTTACGGTGGTGCTGCTGACAAGGTGCACGGCGAAACGATCCCGTATCTGGATGGCTACACGGTCTATACGCTGCGCGAACCGCATGGTGTGACCGGCCATATCATCCCGTGGAACTACCCGATGCAGATCATTGGCCGTTCCGTTGGTGCCGCGCTGGCAATGGGCAACGCCTGCGTCTTGAAGCCCGCAGAAGAGGCATGTTTGACCGCACTCGCCTTTGCCGAAATCGCACGCCAGGCAGGGCTGCCGGACGGCGCGTTGAATGTGGTGCCGGGGTTGGGCGCAGAGTCGGGATCGGCGCTGACCAAACACCCGCGGGTGCGCCATATCTCTTTCACAGGCTCTGTTGGCGTGGGCAAATTGATCCAAGAAGTCGCGGCTGCACATGTGGTGCCAGTGACGTTGGAACTGGGCGGGAAATCGCCGCAATTGGTTTTTGACGATGCTGACGTCGACGCCGCTTTGCCGTTCTTGGTGAATGCGGGAATTCAGAATGCTGGGCAGACATGTTCGGCGTCTTCACGGATTTTGGCGCATCGTTCGCGCTTTGATGAAGTCGTGATGAAGATGGCCGCGCAGTACCGCGATTTGCGGGCGGGGCCTGCGTTGGATGATCATCATGTCGGGCCGCTGGTGTCGATGCGGCAGAAGGAGATCGTCGATGGTTTTGTCGCCAAAGGCCACGATCTTGAAATCGCCGCACGTGGCGAGATTGTTGACGGCGCGCCAAATGGTGGCGCCTATGTGACGCCGACGTTGTTTGCTGATGTGGACCCCGGACATACGCTGGCGCAGGACGAGATTTTCGGACCCGTGCAGGTGATCATTCCGTTTGAGGATGAAGCGGAGGCTGTGGCGATTGCGAATGGCACCGACTTTGGTTTGGTCGCCTCTGTCTGGTCGCAGAACGGGGCGCGTCAGATGCGGCTGGCGAAGCAATTGCGCGCTGGTCAGGTGTTCCTGAATAACTACGGGGCAGGGGGCGGGGTTGAGTTGCCGTTTGGAGGCACGGGCCTTTCGGGACATGGACGCGAAAAGGGGTTCGAAGCCCTGTATGGATTTTCAACATTAAAGACGGTGGCGGCATATCATGGGTGA
- a CDS encoding TRAP transporter large permease subunit: protein MQLLSLISFLDLNQWMVLAMFGVFIVMLFRGIPVAFALVGVSLVFIIIAIFILDPNRDAIREYIAFDDTRIEYRKLFANSGRFFGGTIQNPVLVALPMFIFMGLMLDQSGVAQRMMQSMQVLFGALRGGLALSVMLIGIILAASTGVIGASVVLLGVMGLPTMTAQGYSKEVATGTIAASGTLGILIPPSIMLVIMSDQLAISLGDLFMGALFPGLLLGGLYITFLIIYGLVKPDAMPLPQNREPVTMKVVGDVALSVVPPLALILLVLGSIFVGFATPTEASGLGAMGAMLLAIMNRKLTGRTFLDVMRQTLNTAGYIVGIFIAANFFAYVLRLYGGDEIIEHMILGSSDNPQVVVFFILLLIFALGFLLDWIEITLIIMPLMLPVILGLGLDINGYGVIDSPEVVWFAILVAVTLQTSFLTPPVGFALFYLKGVCPPGVTLGHIYRGVIPFVLLQLFGLFLVFEFPALVTWLPAVAYGN, encoded by the coding sequence ATGCAGTTGCTATCGTTGATATCATTTTTGGACCTGAACCAATGGATGGTTCTGGCCATGTTTGGCGTGTTCATCGTCATGCTGTTTCGCGGGATTCCGGTGGCTTTTGCCCTTGTTGGTGTCTCATTGGTGTTCATCATCATCGCAATTTTCATCCTTGATCCGAACCGCGATGCGATCCGGGAATATATCGCCTTTGATGATACGCGGATCGAATATCGCAAGCTGTTCGCGAACTCTGGTCGGTTCTTTGGCGGGACGATCCAGAACCCTGTTCTGGTCGCATTGCCGATGTTTATCTTCATGGGGCTGATGCTGGATCAATCCGGTGTGGCGCAGAGGATGATGCAGTCGATGCAGGTGCTGTTTGGCGCGTTGCGCGGCGGGCTTGCCCTGTCGGTAATGTTGATCGGGATCATCCTGGCCGCATCCACTGGCGTCATCGGCGCGTCGGTTGTTTTGCTGGGTGTGATGGGCCTGCCGACGATGACAGCGCAGGGCTATTCGAAGGAAGTTGCGACCGGCACGATCGCTGCTTCTGGCACATTAGGAATCTTGATTCCGCCGTCGATCATGTTGGTGATCATGTCGGATCAGCTGGCGATTTCGCTGGGTGATTTGTTCATGGGGGCGCTGTTCCCGGGGCTGTTGCTAGGCGGTTTGTATATCACGTTCCTGATCATCTACGGATTAGTGAAGCCTGACGCCATGCCATTGCCGCAAAACCGTGAACCCGTGACGATGAAGGTGGTTGGTGACGTGGCCTTATCGGTCGTGCCGCCACTTGCGCTGATTTTGCTTGTGTTAGGGTCGATATTTGTCGGTTTCGCCACCCCGACCGAAGCATCCGGTCTGGGTGCGATGGGGGCAATGTTGCTGGCGATTATGAACCGCAAACTGACGGGTCGCACGTTTCTGGATGTGATGCGGCAGACGTTGAACACGGCGGGTTACATCGTGGGGATTTTCATCGCCGCGAACTTCTTTGCCTACGTGCTGCGTCTGTACGGCGGTGACGAGATTATCGAACATATGATCCTTGGCTCGTCTGATAACCCACAGGTCGTTGTGTTCTTTATCTTGCTGCTGATCTTTGCGCTTGGATTCTTGCTAGACTGGATCGAGATTACGTTGATCATCATGCCGTTGATGCTGCCGGTGATCTTGGGTCTTGGTCTGGATATCAACGGCTATGGTGTGATCGACAGCCCAGAAGTTGTCTGGTTCGCGATCCTTGTGGCGGTGACGTTGCAGACGTCGTTCCTGACCCCGCCTGTTGGCTTTGCGTTGTTTTACCTGAAAGGCGTTTGTCCGCCGGGTGTCACGTTGGGCCATATTTACCGCGGTGTGATCCCGTTTGTGCTGTTGCAGTTGTTCGGCTTGTTCTTGGTGTTTGAATTCCCCGCACTTGTCACTTGGCTGCCAGCCGTGGCTTATGGAAACTAG
- a CDS encoding TRAP transporter small permease subunit, whose protein sequence is MTDTNTPLSVEEVLAISDPGDVNRESHTKIDRFVINVGNVIAWAFPLLMVAIVAQVLLRANGHNQAWLDDLQWWIYGVAMLAAFGYAITTSSHVRVDIFHQNYSDTKKAKIEAAAIGWLLLPFIALMTDVMSHYAWASIESGEGSSSPNGLHRLYILKTSLPFLFALAWLAGYSTFKKNLAVFSNTGLAKQLIWLFPTAVFMGWRFIHYILYWVIFFTDDEIRARRITREYEIFEYAMYISLAIVVALIVIGLVTSRRKGDV, encoded by the coding sequence ATGACAGACACGAATACACCACTTAGCGTCGAAGAGGTTCTCGCGATCAGCGACCCGGGCGACGTGAACCGCGAAAGCCACACCAAAATCGACCGGTTCGTGATCAACGTCGGCAATGTCATCGCGTGGGCATTCCCGCTGTTGATGGTTGCAATCGTGGCACAAGTTTTGTTGCGCGCGAACGGGCATAACCAAGCATGGTTGGACGACTTGCAATGGTGGATTTACGGCGTCGCCATGTTGGCCGCGTTTGGCTATGCGATCACCACGTCAAGCCACGTGCGCGTGGACATTTTCCACCAGAATTATTCCGACACAAAGAAGGCCAAGATCGAGGCGGCGGCAATCGGCTGGCTTCTCTTGCCGTTTATCGCGCTGATGACTGACGTGATGTCCCATTACGCATGGGCGTCTATCGAGTCAGGCGAAGGGTCAAGCAGCCCGAATGGCCTTCATAGGCTCTATATCCTGAAAACATCGCTGCCGTTTTTGTTCGCGCTGGCATGGCTTGCAGGCTATTCCACATTCAAGAAAAACCTCGCCGTTTTCAGCAACACGGGTCTTGCCAAACAGTTGATCTGGTTGTTCCCAACGGCCGTTTTCATGGGATGGCGGTTCATTCATTACATTCTGTACTGGGTGATTTTCTTCACCGACGATGAAATCCGCGCGCGCCGCATCACCCGCGAGTACGAGATTTTCGAATATGCGATGTACATCTCATTGGCGATTGTCGTCGCCTTAATCGTCATCGGTCTTGTGACCTCGCGCCGGAAAGGTGACGTGTAA
- a CDS encoding TRAP transporter substrate-binding protein, translating to MKTTLTVAALGATMLTSAVQAQDTIEMTSAFGSNLPILGTAGVDFVSKINSISSEVQFEHFDPGKLVPTLEALDAVSNGSVDAAYTTSGYWQGKITSASLFAAVPFGPEAGEFLGWILYDDGADLWQGMYDNAGYDVKVLPCGIIAPETSGWFKNEINSAADLEGLNMRFFGLGAEVMQRLGVSTSLLAGGDIFPALERGAIDATEFSMPLIDARLGFYKIAQYNYFPGWHQPSTLFELLVNIDVWDDMSETAQNQIEVACLANITTNFAEGEAKNFDAMVDNVENNGVTVKQWDPEMLDLFESNWNEIAQELAAEDEYFATVWADLSEYREGYKNWATNIYLPRDR from the coding sequence ATGAAAACGACACTGACAGTTGCAGCCTTGGGCGCAACAATGCTGACGTCTGCTGTGCAGGCGCAAGACACCATCGAAATGACATCCGCCTTCGGGTCGAACCTGCCAATCCTCGGTACGGCTGGCGTCGACTTTGTTTCAAAGATCAACAGCATCTCAAGCGAAGTGCAATTCGAACACTTCGATCCGGGCAAGCTGGTGCCAACGCTCGAAGCACTGGACGCTGTGTCCAACGGGTCCGTCGACGCGGCCTATACAACATCCGGCTATTGGCAGGGTAAGATCACATCCGCATCGCTGTTCGCGGCTGTGCCATTCGGCCCAGAAGCGGGCGAATTCCTTGGCTGGATTCTGTACGACGACGGTGCCGACCTGTGGCAAGGCATGTACGACAACGCGGGTTACGACGTGAAGGTTCTGCCGTGCGGGATCATCGCGCCGGAAACATCCGGTTGGTTTAAGAACGAAATCAATTCCGCGGCTGACCTTGAAGGTCTGAACATGCGCTTCTTTGGCCTTGGTGCGGAAGTGATGCAGCGTTTGGGAGTTTCCACATCACTGCTTGCTGGTGGTGACATCTTCCCGGCGTTGGAACGCGGTGCGATTGACGCGACTGAATTCTCCATGCCGCTGATTGATGCCCGTTTGGGTTTCTATAAGATCGCGCAGTACAACTATTTCCCTGGCTGGCACCAGCCATCCACATTGTTCGAACTGCTGGTCAACATCGACGTTTGGGATGACATGTCCGAAACAGCACAAAACCAGATCGAAGTGGCTTGCTTGGCCAACATCACCACTAACTTTGCGGAAGGTGAAGCCAAGAACTTTGATGCGATGGTCGATAACGTTGAAAACAACGGCGTGACGGTCAAGCAGTGGGATCCAGAAATGCTCGACCTGTTCGAAAGCAACTGGAATGAAATCGCACAAGAACTGGCTGCAGAAGACGAATATTTTGCGACTGTTTGGGCTGACCTGTCAGAGTACCGTGAAGGGTACAAAAACTGGGCCACAAACATCTACCTGCCACGCGACCGGTAA
- a CDS encoding fumarylacetoacetate hydrolase family protein gives MSYIFPPSPVQTLPIVGTDLLFPVRRIFCVGRNYVAHATEMGGEVDREAPWYFTKSPTALAQSGRTLPYPQGTQNFHHEIEFVAALDEDAAVFGYACGLDMTRRDLQQVGKDNRRPWDLGKDLENGAVIGAITPAEAFGEIADQAIMLEVNGVRKQTGLLSEMVWSVPEIIAHLSGYYHLGAGDIIMTGTPSGVGPVGVGDVLHGAVDGLAPVDMTLV, from the coding sequence ATGTCATATATCTTTCCTCCATCACCTGTTCAGACACTGCCGATTGTCGGTACTGACCTGCTTTTTCCAGTGCGTCGCATCTTCTGTGTGGGTCGCAATTACGTCGCTCACGCCACCGAAATGGGCGGTGAAGTCGACCGTGAAGCGCCGTGGTATTTTACCAAATCTCCCACGGCTTTGGCGCAAAGCGGGCGGACGCTACCCTACCCGCAGGGCACCCAAAACTTCCATCACGAGATTGAATTTGTCGCGGCTCTTGATGAAGACGCTGCGGTCTTTGGCTACGCCTGCGGGCTTGATATGACCCGCCGCGATCTGCAGCAGGTCGGCAAAGATAACCGCCGACCATGGGATCTTGGTAAGGACCTTGAGAACGGTGCGGTGATCGGGGCGATCACCCCTGCCGAGGCATTCGGTGAGATCGCTGATCAGGCTATTATGCTGGAAGTGAATGGCGTCCGTAAACAGACGGGGCTGCTGTCCGAAATGGTGTGGTCTGTGCCCGAAATCATCGCGCATCTGTCGGGCTATTATCACCTTGGGGCGGGCGATATCATCATGACTGGCACGCCGTCTGGGGTTGGACCTGTGGGCGTGGGTGACGTGTTGCATGGTGCCGTTGATGGGCTGGCACCGGTGGATATGACGCTGGTGTAA
- a CDS encoding ParB/RepB/Spo0J family partition protein produces the protein MSKKRRVFDIDLPDDPIADDQTFPAGKVSNNETKRRGPMAAAITENADSVRDRTEVEAQIRAENDKLAHEHVRLKRLGLITDLIPLDQIETYKLTRDRSPGDDFELKELVTSIKDIGLSNPIRVEPRADGKFELVQGFRRLAAYKALLAETNDADTYGSIPAAIFAQGETLETLYRRMVDENLVRKDISFAEMAKLAISYAADPDTEVHDADKAVAALFQSASYQKRSYIRTFIKLIEPLWKDLRFAEDIPRALGVAVAQQIEDVPGTVRAIQAELKDWDNRSVADELDVLRRFTGGQEAAKPRSSTKPKPAPAGAVKAKTSFQMRRPQGQVKCVAGAGRLEIRLDKDFSTVDRRKLEMAVQALLDKLD, from the coding sequence ATGAGCAAGAAACGCCGTGTCTTTGACATCGACCTGCCTGACGATCCGATAGCTGATGATCAGACCTTCCCCGCGGGGAAGGTTTCAAATAATGAAACCAAAAGGCGTGGTCCTATGGCCGCCGCGATCACGGAAAACGCTGACAGTGTGCGTGATCGGACGGAAGTCGAAGCGCAGATCAGAGCCGAGAACGACAAGCTCGCGCATGAACATGTGCGGTTGAAGCGGCTTGGGTTGATCACGGATTTGATCCCGCTCGATCAGATCGAAACCTATAAGCTGACGCGCGACAGATCGCCGGGCGATGATTTCGAACTGAAGGAACTGGTCACGTCGATCAAGGATATCGGGCTGTCGAACCCAATCCGGGTAGAACCGCGCGCCGATGGCAAGTTCGAACTGGTTCAAGGGTTCCGCAGGCTCGCCGCGTACAAAGCGTTGTTGGCAGAGACAAATGATGCGGACACTTACGGCAGCATTCCGGCGGCGATCTTTGCGCAGGGCGAAACGTTAGAGACATTGTATCGCCGCATGGTGGACGAGAACCTTGTGCGCAAAGATATCTCTTTCGCCGAGATGGCGAAGCTTGCGATTTCTTACGCTGCTGATCCTGATACCGAAGTACATGACGCGGACAAAGCCGTCGCTGCGCTGTTCCAATCAGCCAGCTATCAGAAGCGCAGTTATATCCGGACCTTTATCAAATTGATCGAACCATTGTGGAAGGACCTGCGTTTTGCGGAGGATATCCCGCGTGCGCTTGGCGTTGCGGTGGCCCAGCAGATTGAAGATGTCCCTGGAACGGTGCGCGCGATTCAGGCCGAATTGAAGGATTGGGATAACCGATCTGTCGCGGATGAATTGGACGTGTTGCGCCGTTTCACTGGCGGGCAAGAGGCGGCGAAACCACGCAGTTCCACGAAACCGAAGCCCGCGCCAGCAGGTGCGGTCAAAGCCAAAACATCGTTCCAAATGCGCAGACCGCAGGGGCAGGTCAAATGTGTCGCTGGGGCAGGGCGGTTAGAGATCAGGTTGGATAAGGATTTCTCGACTGTTGATCGCCGCAAGCTGGAAATGGCGGTGCAGGCGCTGCTTGATAAGCTCGATTGA